The Micropterus dolomieu isolate WLL.071019.BEF.003 ecotype Adirondacks unplaced genomic scaffold, ASM2129224v1 contig_13380, whole genome shotgun sequence sequence TAAATCCAGTTTATCAGCAGCACAAACGTCATAACCTTCATGGAGGAGGAGTCACTGCAGGACAGTCTGTGTACATTTCATGTGGCGTGTTTGGCCCCCGCAGGTTACGAGGTGGACGGCATCCACGAGGCCCCGGACCCCGTCGACGCCGTCCGGAAGGCTGAGGGTATTTTTATAGGTGAGGAAAAACAGGTTTACACAAATAACAGAACCCAGGATTCATGTTGGTCCCTTTGCTAAAAGGTAACTATTTTTCAACATGGACCCTGTTAAActtaatttctgtttttatcagtgGAGTCTGGTGATATAGTGactttctggttaaacaaaaataatcttactctttaaaaaaaaagctccCTTTCTGTAGGGATACTTTCCATAATgctgtcagacacttgtaaGAACAATCCGAGCCTGTCGGCGGCCAAAAACAACCCCATAGTGGACGAACTTTGATGCAAGGATTACGTTACAGCCCCGTTTCACTGCTGCCGACCGCAAAAATACCAACGTTGCCCTTTAAGATCGAATTTGTTATGagacatttttaattataaacCACCTCTGACCTGTGGATCTGATCTGCACACGGTGTAGATACAGAATACAGGTTTTAAATATGCACACTCGCTCAGCTAGAGAGCCGTAACTGGAAACAGGGGTTTTGGGCCCAAACGCAGACAACATGAACGTGATTCATTACAAAAAGAGAGACTTACAGCTGACATGAGGTGAAGCAGGCAGTCTGAGCAAAAACACAGTGTCCACAACAAGCACGAGGAGGTGACCGTCCACAGGGAGACAACCACTTTATACGCACAGCAGAGGGTAACACGGCACAGGTGAAGACCGTCAGGGGAATGAGACAGGTGCGCAGGAACACAAGACAACGACACGGGATGCAGaaacctacaaaataaaacaggaaacactgaaaacactcACCCACCACACCAGAACTGTGACACATTTTGGATGTTTGTTTGCAGGGGGAAACATTCAGAGACTAATTTCACACTTTGTTTTGCCTTGTGGGAGGAGACAGAATTTATTATGCAAATAGAAACTCAAAGGCTGAAAgagttgctgctgcagctgactgacagctgtgaTCCACAAGGCAGGGGAAGGACACAAGTGAGGGAATTGAGATGCACGCTTTCCTTCACCCTCGTCGTTTCCTCCTTTCCACTTTTCTGTCCTCGTTTCCCATCGTTCCatcttccttccctcctcctaCCACCTCCTTTCCATCCTTGCATCTTTTCTTTCAGTGTGGTTTCCTCCCCCCAAAcaatccctcctctctctgtcgtTTAGatataaatgttaatgtattgttttgtaggAGGAGGAAACACTTTCCGGCTCCTGAAGAGTCTCTATGACAACAAGGTGGTGACGGAGATCCGGAGGAGAGTCCTCGAGGTGACGCACAAACACACGATATATTAGCTCACTGCGGATTTATCTGTTTATATGTCAACTGATTAAAATGCCCGAGACGTGTTTTGAAGCTGTCGCTGCTCAGAGCAACAGCAACGCAGAGCTGGGCGACTGGTTTCCTGCTCTGACGCCATCACCTAGTTTATAACCAAACGCCCGGTGTGACAGAGAGCTGACAGCaaatgtagaaaacaaaactgaaatccAGGGTTGGGTATAAAGAACTGCTTCCAAGTTGGAAAAGTtaccaaatttccaagaacCGTGGATTCATTAAGACCCGTGCGTTTGTATTCTCGGTTCCTGACTTCCTGCATATCTATGTTCCTAACTtcctgcagtgagcattttacagtccatcAAAGTGTCTCCTATCTGCCAGCAGCTGCTACACCGACCTAACGTCACCTCATGTGTTAAGTCAATAAAGCctgaagaagagagtccttctgttCTCGGTCCTGGACCGTGGCGGACTGCGGCAAACGCTCCACAGTTTGGTTTAGCTTCACTAACAAACTGCACCAGCTGCAGTcaggaggtttggtgcgagggaggaagcagctccgaCATGAAGAAGCGTTTCCTTCAACACGGCgggaatctgaaggaacgcttcaCCGCGTTCAATGTGTCATGCTCTCCCGGCTACAACGACGCCCCAGATCCAGCTgacgctaacagtagcaacgCCTCATGtccaaaacacaggtgagccgacgttcaccttttatactgaagggaaaccgaCGATGGCTACAGATGAGACGAGTCCCAGAGACGCCGctctaggacagagactcctttcactttagagACATGAAAGGGAGGACAGACTGACTcggactgactcagactgaccgactcaaacagactctaacagactgactgactcagactgactctaACAGACTGACTCTAACAGACTGACTCTAACAGACTGACTCTAACAGACTCTAACAGACTGActctaacagactcaaacagactgactctaacagactcaaacagactgactgactcggactgactcaaacagactgactgactcagactgactcaaacagactgactctaacagactcaaacagactgactgactcggactgactctgactgactgactcagactgactcaaacagactgactctaacagactcaaacagactgactgactcggACTGACTCTAACAGACTGACTCTAACAGACTGActctaacagactcaaacagactgactgactcggACTGACTCGGACTGACTCTAACAGACTGACTCTAACAGACTGACTCTAACAGACTGActctaacagactcaaacagacgGACTGACTCggactgactcaaacagacagactcaaacagactgactctgactgactctgactgactgactcggACAGACTGACTcggacagactgactgactcggACAGACTGACTCGGACTGACAGACTCGGACTGACAGACTCggactgactcaaacagactgactcaaacagactgaCTCTAACAGACTGACTCTAACAGACTGActctaacagactcaaacagactgactcggactgactcaaacagactgactctaacagactcaaacagactgactgactcggACTGACTCTAACAGACTGActctaacagactcaaacagactgactgactcggACTGACTCTAACAGACTGACTCTAACAGACTGActctaacagactcaaacagactgactgactcggactgactcaaacagactgactctaacagactcaaacagactgactgactcggACTGACTCTGACTGACTCTAACAGACTGActctaacagactcaaacagactgactgactcggactgactctgactgactcggactgactcaaacagacagactcaaacagactgACTCTGACTGACTCGGACAGACTGACTCGGACAGACTGACTCGGACTGACTGACTCGGACTGACTGACTcggacagactgactgactcggACAGACTGACTCGGACTGACAGACTCGGACGGACTGACTGACTCTAACAGACTGACTCTGACAGACTGACTCGgacagactcaaacagactcagtCTGTCGTGAAAAATATTACACTATACAATATAACGATCACAgggtaaaagtgaaccaccgcatcccccgacgattgagacaaaagacaacgatattaaggatcaacattgttcctgtacagctggtcggcctctgttcattattattatagatcattaaaaagcagaacagcaggacttTATTAGTTACATTCAGTAGAAAGTTAGCTTGCGTTAGCTAACTAAAATCACATttggaacaatccacagccgacatttatctggatttattttaggttttggaaagagaataaatcgtacttctcctttcagcctctctgggtagctgctgtaactattacaagatgtctcaggaacagcgtttgaccagatcttagaaaaatacggCAGAAGAAAtctagaaaacgactctttttgcattagagtcaatggagcgcagccatgaaagtgtcggacctcagagagagcgagtcctatactgcgctgtgattggccagctgcgtattcggggtgtggcttagcgaagggtcaattctaAGAAAATCGATAGATTTCTAGACAATCCTAAAGTGATACATCTCAATTTCTTTCTAACTATGAATACAAAATGCACGTGAAAAAGTTCAATCTAAACTGTTAGAAAACTGCACAATTCTGCAGCTCACGCTTTTCAGTCTGTAAATTAAAACTACAGAGCAGCTATGaaacattataaaaacatttctttataaaaaagcaaattcactgaatttaGTCTATTCTGTACATCACATTACATTGataactgttcagtgacacaGCGTTGTGCTGCCCTTTCAGCACCTACTGATACCTGTATTTTTAGGCCAATGGGAATTTTGGGTTTGAGTTTTGACCCTTTGCTGTAGCTGGTCTGAAGCAGCAGATCAAGCCAgtgaagttagcagctcttttttatttcacacagagctcaggaaacatACATACTTTAAGTATTTGCACAGTGTGTCTCAGGATGTTCAGCAATGCTAATGTTCGCTAGCACGTCAATGGAGATTCTCATTATACATTAGCACTGAGCTAACCGTCAAAGctctatttattttatgtatcgATATGACGGGCTGGAATATCGATACAGtatcatggaaaaatgtataacGATATTTTGCTGTATTGATTTATTGGCACACCCCTAGTGATGAGGTGACGTCAGCCTCCTCATCGCTCctcacacagctgtttcttcACGTTCAGCCACACAACAGCGTTTATTCATCAAGTCTGTTTCGTCCTCCTCAGGCAGgaaactctttaaaaaaaaagaatttccaTTCCATCCTGTTTCCTTCACTCCCTTCTTCTTTACACCCCTCcatccttccctcctcctcctccaggacGGCGTCCCATACATGGGCTCCAGTGCCGGCACCAACGTGGCCACCGTCAGCATCAACACCACCAACGACATGCCCATCGTCTACCCTCCGTCCTTCTCCGCCATCGGCCTCGTCCCCTTCAACATCAACCCGCACTACCTGGACCCCGACCTCAAAAGCCGCCACATGGGGGTGAGTCAGAACCTGCAGTGATGCGTAAACAACCCCGTCTCTTTGTATTAGAGGACTTCTTGGGTCAGAGGAGACGATCAGTGTCACTTCAAAGACCGCATGAAActaaaaggactagtttacgTTTTTCAATAATCCTCACATGCCCACGTTCACATTTACAGATTATTCAGTCCCTCTGAGATTTCGCCATCGCAgctattaacacaaattcaacaaatctcTGTGAATTCTGCGAGACTTTTCTGCAAACCTGACCTCTCATCGCCATTTTCTGCAAAACGTTGTCACACGTCGGTAaactcacttccttgtttaGAAGACGCAGCAGACGTGCAGCAGAGGGCCGTGAAGACCAGGATCCAGATCGTCTTTACCAAAGTGGGGAAGCTGTTCTGCAGAACGTGCAGCAGTGAGGTCAAACATAAAGGAAATCGTTTACTGAAAAAACATGCGGAGAAATTGTCAGAAACACATGGAGGTGagacacaggctgctgcatccCGGTCAGCTGCAGGAAAGAATCAAGGTCAGatggtttaaatatgcaggtCAGGGTTAATGATTCAACTACAATCCTAAAGATAATTCCCACAATTTCATCACAAAAACATCACAACTTTCATCACAATATCTTTgaaaagctgctgcaacaatcacaaaaaaggcCCTCAAGATCCTGAATAATGCACATCTGCAGATTAATGCGCATCTGCAGATTAATGCGCATTTGCCGTTTTCATTCCTGAccatcagtggtggaaagtaactgagtacatttactaaagtactgtCTGTAAGTACAAGTTTCAGGTACTACATTAGTCTTTACTCCACTGCAGATAAGATTGTACATTAACCAAACAATCGATAAGCTTGTAAGATATAACGTGTTATCAAAGCTTAAACCTCCCAGTTTGTCTTGAGACCTTTTCCTCTGAGTTCAGAGTCTGAGTTGTTTCTGAGAGACGTTCCTCGTCTAAACTGAtcacatggtttcatttcaATAACTGTTCAAATGATCACTAAAAATCAAATATCCAAAAACTGAAAACCTATTTGTGAACCAGAACTTTGTTAATTAATCAGAACCAGTGCtttaactacatgaagctgataGTACTTGTGTTGGATTTCGAATGCAGGACATTTTCTTGTAAtgaagtatttttacattttagaaatgGTAGTTTTACTTAAGGACATTCGTcactgagctgctgcagcaAGAGTGAATTATGTCCTGATATAAAACACAGTCCGTTTATAAAAAGGAAACTTTGCTGCGTAGATAAGGACGTAGTAAAACACTGGCGTCTTTGTCTGGCCGGCTGATCATTTGCCGTATCAGTCACCGACCTCTTTAATCTCAGTATCTTTCCGTTACCGTCGTCCAGACTTTAACGTCAGTGACTGCAGGTT is a genomic window containing:
- the si:dkey-69o16.5 gene encoding alpha-aspartyl dipeptidase-like isoform X3, yielding MKRRLLLVSNSTLHGSGYLDHCQQHISRFFGKDVKRVLFVPYALHDRDAYTKTARDKFKTLGYEVDGIHEAPDPVDAVRKAEGIFIGGGNTFRLLKSLYDNKVVTEIRRRVLEDGVPYMGSSAGTNVATVSINTTNDMPIVYPPSFSAIGLVPFNINPHYLDPDLKSRHMGIIQSL
- the si:dkey-69o16.5 gene encoding alpha-aspartyl dipeptidase-like isoform X2, whose amino-acid sequence is MKRRLLLVSNSTLHGSGYLDHCQQHISRFFGKDVKRVLFVPYALHDRDAYTKTARDKFKTLGYEVDGIHEAPDPVDAVRKAEGIFIGGGNTFRLLKSLYDNKVVTEIRRRVLEDGVPYMGSSAGTNVATVSINTTNDMPIVYPPSFSAIGLVPFNINPHYLDPDLKSRHMGTQQTCSRGP
- the si:dkey-69o16.5 gene encoding alpha-aspartyl dipeptidase-like isoform X1 yields the protein MKRRLLLVSNSTLHGSGYLDHCQQHISRFFGKDVKRVLFVPYALHDRDAYTKTARDKFKTLGYEVDGIHEAPDPVDAVRKAEGIFIGGGNTFRLLKSLYDNKVVTEIRRRVLEDGVPYMGSSAGTNVATVSINTTNDMPIVYPPSFSAIGLVPFNINPHYLDPDLKSRHMGKTQQTCSRGP